AATAACTATCCCGATTGGTGCAGAAGTAGAAATAGATTTAAAAAATGGCAAAATACACTTATCCGAACCCGTGGTGAGATAAAGTAATTTTTAGACTTAAGTAAAGTATACCATAAAAAGTACTTTCTTCCATCTAAATCTTAAATAGTTGAATATTTTACTACCTTTTATTTTGTATAGAAAAACTATGCAAAGTATGTAATAATTAATTATGAGTTATAAATTATATTTAAGGAGAAAATGTATGCAAAATAATGTATTGGCAATTGTTAATAATGTGGAAATAACCGAAAATGACTTCAAAAACGTGGTAAAGAGATTTCCCGCAGAAAGGCAGCAATACTTTAATACAGATGAAGGTAAAAAACAGTTATTAGATGAAATTATATCTTTTGAACTTTTTTATAATTATGGTAAGGAAATTGAATTAGAAAAAGATAGAGATTATTTAGTTAAGTTAGAAACAACTAAAAAGGAATTATTAATTCAAGAGACAATATCTAAAATTATGGAAAATATTAAAGTTACTGATAAAGAGGTAGAAGATTATTATACCAACAACAAATCTATGTATAAAAAACCTGAAAATATAACTGCAAGACATATATTAGTGGATTCTTTTGAAAAAGCTGCTCAAATATCCAATGAGATAAAAAAAGGTCTGTCTTTTGAGGATGCAGCAAAAAAATACTCCTCATGTCCCTCTAAAGCTCAAGGTGGTAACTTAGGTAACTTTACTAGAGGACAGATGGTACCTGAATTTGAAACAGCAGCTTTTCAATTGGAAATAGGTATATTAAGCAAACCTGTAAAAACCCAATTCGGATATCACCTTATAAAAGTAGAGAAAAAAGAAAAAGATTCTATAAAGGGTTTTGACAAAGTAAAAAATGCTATAAAGAATGGGCTACTACAGGAAAAAAGAACTCTTGAATATTCAAAATGCATTAATAACTTAAAAGATAAATACCCAATTGAGATCAAGTGATTCAGAGGTTCAGGTGGAAGTCTGCTATAAATAAATGCTTATCTTCATCTGAACCTTATTAACAGTATTCTTAGTGTCTTTAGCACCTAGAATACGTTATCCTTATCCTTTAGGGGAAGAACTTATCCAGGTGTCGCGGCGGTGCTTATCTACTTTGAATAAGTCTGGGGATATTAGCTAATTATAGCGTTTGGATAAAATAATATTTAATATAAATTAGGGGTGATTTTATGAGTTACGAAAAGTTAAAATCAGTTGTAGACTCAAGTGAAAATATTGTATTTTTAGGAGGTGCTGGAGTTTCTACTGAATCAAATATACCTGATTTTAGATCTGAAGCAGGTATATATAAGACTAAAAATAATTTTTCATATCCTCCTGAAGT
This window of the Clostridium kluyveri DSM 555 genome carries:
- a CDS encoding peptidylprolyl isomerase — translated: MQNNVLAIVNNVEITENDFKNVVKRFPAERQQYFNTDEGKKQLLDEIISFELFYNYGKEIELEKDRDYLVKLETTKKELLIQETISKIMENIKVTDKEVEDYYTNNKSMYKKPENITARHILVDSFEKAAQISNEIKKGLSFEDAAKKYSSCPSKAQGGNLGNFTRGQMVPEFETAAFQLEIGILSKPVKTQFGYHLIKVEKKEKDSIKGFDKVKNAIKNGLLQEKRTLEYSKCINNLKDKYPIEIK